The following proteins are co-located in the Paludibaculum fermentans genome:
- a CDS encoding helix-turn-helix domain-containing protein encodes MDVSLLIRQRLSELGLDQKDLAASAQVTESYISQLLGRKKAPPAPGRTDIYEKVERVLRLPSGELSRLADLQRQQELKKRVAQPPTPLFKDCRDLILRKCEPGSREEVRRIFEKDPFGELERLVTQKILDTAQAVAREELRNEAWLRALAEHSERSFEQVRVAMLEFLDTDMFQVSLESCVSFLHPMIDSWDIDLRSFGMEVVLNKRLGPAAVKRFEFVECSPERPPEMEPGFEQFLRDASLSGSATEEEIEFLRKLKFDGRRPSALYYYRELQSLRDPLHFQAAPESGGVQ; translated from the coding sequence GTGGACGTTTCGCTATTAATCAGGCAGCGCCTGAGCGAACTGGGCCTGGACCAAAAGGACCTCGCTGCCTCCGCACAGGTGACGGAGTCCTACATCTCCCAATTGTTGGGCCGGAAGAAGGCTCCGCCCGCGCCTGGACGAACCGACATCTACGAGAAGGTCGAGCGGGTACTTCGGCTGCCTTCAGGAGAACTCTCCAGGCTGGCCGACCTTCAGCGCCAGCAGGAGTTGAAGAAGCGGGTGGCGCAGCCGCCTACGCCCCTCTTCAAGGACTGCCGCGACCTGATCCTCCGAAAGTGCGAACCCGGTAGCCGGGAAGAGGTTCGCCGGATCTTCGAGAAGGATCCGTTTGGCGAACTAGAGCGGCTGGTGACGCAGAAGATTCTCGATACGGCCCAGGCCGTGGCACGCGAGGAACTGCGCAATGAGGCCTGGTTGCGGGCCTTGGCGGAGCACAGCGAACGCAGTTTTGAACAGGTCCGGGTGGCCATGCTGGAGTTTCTGGACACCGACATGTTCCAGGTCTCGCTGGAAAGCTGTGTGTCGTTCCTCCATCCAATGATAGACTCCTGGGACATAGACTTAAGATCGTTCGGCATGGAAGTCGTCCTCAACAAGCGGCTTGGGCCGGCTGCGGTCAAGCGTTTCGAGTTCGTTGAGTGCTCGCCCGAGCGGCCACCTGAGATGGAGCCGGGCTTCGAGCAGTTTTTGAGAGATGCCTCCCTCAGTGGGAGTGCGACCGAAGAGGAGATCGAGTTTTTGAGAAAGCTGAAGTTTGACGGCCGGCGTCCTTCCGCCCTGTATTACTACCGTGAACTTCAGAGTTTAAGGGACCCGCTGCATTTCCAAGCTGCCCCCGAATCCGGCGGTGTCCAGTGA